A genomic segment from Streptomyces sp. NBC_00654 encodes:
- a CDS encoding ABC transporter ATP-binding protein → MSLLELDGVKVHFPVKKGLFFDRTVGHVYAVDGVSLSVEAGQTYGLVGESGCGKTTLGRAVLRLNDITEGGVVFDGTDLAKLPSEEMRAFRRRLQMVFQDPLGSLNPRQNIESILAEGMAAHGIGKDQAERREKIESILAKVGLPSNAMSRYPHEFSGGQRQRIGIARALVLEPDVIICDEPVSALDVSVQAQVINLLEELQESLGLTYLVIAHDLAVVRHISDVIGVMYLGGLVEEAPSDALYAGPRHPYTKALMSAVPVPDPEVEDRRERILLHGDLPSPANPPAGCRFHTRCPWVQETKCATERPPLLDTGDGHKVACHFTAEIEAGTVKQTLATGIDAVTGTETVAAEAVETAEGDAPETSAEKPAKVPGQAGAPVAAPAEDSPKG, encoded by the coding sequence ATGAGCCTTCTCGAACTGGACGGCGTCAAAGTCCACTTCCCGGTCAAGAAGGGCCTCTTCTTCGACCGTACGGTGGGCCATGTCTACGCGGTCGACGGTGTCTCGCTGAGCGTCGAGGCCGGTCAGACGTACGGCCTGGTCGGCGAGTCGGGCTGCGGCAAGACGACGCTCGGCCGCGCGGTGCTGCGGCTGAACGACATCACCGAGGGCGGGGTCGTCTTCGACGGCACCGACCTGGCGAAGCTGCCGTCCGAGGAGATGCGGGCCTTCCGCCGCCGTCTCCAGATGGTCTTCCAGGACCCGCTGGGCAGCCTCAACCCCCGGCAGAACATCGAGTCCATCCTCGCCGAGGGCATGGCCGCCCACGGCATCGGCAAGGACCAGGCGGAGCGCCGGGAGAAGATCGAGTCCATCCTCGCCAAGGTCGGCCTGCCGTCCAACGCGATGTCCCGCTACCCGCACGAGTTCTCCGGCGGCCAGCGCCAGCGCATCGGCATCGCCCGCGCGCTGGTGCTGGAGCCGGACGTGATCATCTGCGACGAGCCGGTGTCCGCGCTCGACGTGTCGGTCCAGGCGCAGGTGATCAACCTGCTGGAGGAGCTCCAGGAGTCGCTGGGCCTGACCTACCTGGTCATCGCGCACGACCTCGCCGTGGTCCGGCACATCTCGGACGTCATCGGGGTGATGTACCTCGGCGGGCTCGTCGAGGAGGCCCCGAGCGACGCGCTGTACGCGGGGCCCCGGCACCCGTACACCAAGGCGCTGATGTCGGCGGTCCCGGTGCCCGACCCCGAGGTCGAGGACCGCCGCGAGCGGATCCTGCTCCACGGCGACCTGCCCTCCCCGGCGAACCCGCCGGCCGGCTGCCGGTTCCACACGCGCTGCCCGTGGGTGCAGGAGACCAAGTGCGCCACGGAGCGCCCGCCGCTGCTGGACACCGGCGACGGGCACAAGGTGGCCTGCCACTTCACGGCGGAGATCGAGGCCGGGACGGTGAAGCAGACCCTGGCCACGGGCATCGACGCGGTCACCGGCACGGAAACGGTGGCGGCCGAAGCGGTGGAGACCGCGGAGGGCGACGCACCCGAGACCTCCGCGGAGAAGCCCGCGAAGGTGCCGGGACAGGCCGGAGCACCCGTCGCCGCACCGGCGGAGGACAGTCCGAAGGGGTAG
- a CDS encoding ABC transporter ATP-binding protein has protein sequence MSLLSVEELSVTFTARGRKDATAVDGVSFEVDQGRVVGLVGESGCGKSVTSLALMGLLPRKGVRVGGRAEFDGQNLLTMNERKLRDLRGSQLAMIFQDPLSSLNPVVPIGIQVTEILQRHRGLKGEKARKEAASLLDRVGIPDPTRRLKEYPHQLSGGMRQRALIAMAVACAPRLLIADEPTTALDVTIQAQILELLKELVDQEGTALLMITHDLGVVAGLCDEVNVLYAGRAVESAGRRELFAHPTHPYAHGLLGSIPRLDAPRGEPLNPIRGSINDKIAWADGCAFAPRCDHYTMECLTGTPELTEPRTAGHQVRCVNPVLPKAEVPA, from the coding sequence ATGTCACTGCTCTCCGTTGAGGAACTCAGCGTCACCTTCACCGCGCGTGGCCGCAAGGACGCCACAGCCGTGGACGGCGTCTCCTTCGAGGTCGACCAGGGCCGGGTCGTGGGCCTGGTCGGCGAGTCGGGCTGCGGCAAGTCCGTCACCTCGCTCGCCCTGATGGGCCTGCTGCCCCGCAAGGGCGTGCGCGTCGGCGGCCGTGCCGAGTTCGACGGCCAGAACCTGCTGACCATGAACGAGCGGAAGCTGCGCGACCTGCGCGGCAGCCAGCTCGCCATGATCTTTCAGGACCCGCTCTCCTCGCTGAACCCGGTCGTCCCGATCGGCATCCAGGTCACCGAGATCCTTCAGCGCCACCGCGGGCTGAAGGGCGAGAAGGCCCGCAAGGAGGCCGCGTCGCTGCTCGACCGGGTCGGCATCCCCGACCCGACGCGGCGGCTCAAGGAGTATCCGCACCAGCTCTCCGGCGGTATGCGCCAGCGGGCGCTGATCGCCATGGCGGTCGCCTGCGCCCCCAGGCTGCTGATCGCGGACGAGCCGACGACCGCACTGGACGTGACCATCCAGGCGCAGATCCTGGAACTCCTGAAGGAACTGGTCGACCAGGAGGGCACCGCCCTGCTGATGATCACGCACGACCTCGGTGTCGTCGCCGGACTCTGCGACGAGGTCAACGTCCTCTACGCCGGACGGGCGGTGGAATCGGCGGGCCGCCGCGAGCTGTTCGCCCACCCCACCCACCCGTACGCGCACGGCCTGCTCGGTTCCATCCCGCGCCTGGACGCGCCGCGCGGCGAGCCGCTCAACCCGATCCGCGGATCCATCAACGACAAGATCGCCTGGGCCGACGGCTGCGCGTTCGCACCCCGGTGCGACCACTACACGATGGAGTGCCTCACCGGCACCCCCGAACTGACCGAACCACGCACGGCCGGACACCAGGTGCGCTGCGTCAACCCGGTCCTGCCCAAGGCGGAGGTCCCGGCATGA
- a CDS encoding ABC transporter permease yields the protein MTILTNKADKIDRLAELTQSSETVAGTSLWREAFRRMRSSKMAVIGAVIIAVFVLVAVVGPMLAPHGATAQNWRSEVFPNQGKFVGMRGENWFGLDHLGRDMFSRWLVGARQTLLVGVVSMLIGLIVGALVGVLSGAAATLGGKAGQRVDTVIMRCTDIMLSLPSLLLAVSIAAVLGQSLTTVMIAVGVVQIPIFARLLRGSMLVQGGADYVLAAKAVGIRRKRIVLTQILPNSLSPVIVQATLSLATAIIEAAALSYLGLGNPDPAVPEWGVMLSQAQRFFDNEPMMAAYPAVGIIITALGFTLLGEAMREALDPKLRG from the coding sequence GTGACGATCCTGACCAACAAGGCAGACAAGATCGACCGTCTCGCCGAGCTGACCCAGAGCTCCGAGACGGTCGCCGGCACCAGCCTGTGGCGCGAGGCGTTCCGCCGGATGCGCTCCAGCAAGATGGCGGTCATCGGCGCGGTGATCATCGCCGTGTTCGTCCTCGTCGCCGTCGTCGGGCCGATGCTGGCCCCGCACGGAGCCACCGCGCAGAACTGGCGCAGTGAAGTCTTCCCCAACCAGGGCAAGTTCGTCGGCATGCGCGGCGAGAACTGGTTCGGCCTGGACCACCTGGGCCGGGACATGTTCTCCCGCTGGCTCGTCGGGGCCCGGCAGACGCTGCTCGTCGGTGTCGTCTCCATGCTCATCGGCCTGATCGTCGGCGCCCTGGTCGGTGTGCTCTCCGGAGCCGCCGCCACCCTCGGCGGCAAGGCCGGGCAGCGCGTCGACACCGTGATCATGCGCTGCACCGACATCATGCTGTCGCTGCCCTCGCTGCTGCTCGCCGTCTCCATCGCCGCCGTGCTCGGCCAGTCGCTGACCACCGTGATGATCGCCGTGGGTGTTGTCCAGATCCCCATCTTCGCCCGCCTGCTGCGCGGTTCGATGCTCGTCCAGGGCGGCGCCGACTACGTGCTCGCCGCGAAGGCGGTCGGCATCCGGCGCAAGCGGATCGTGCTCACCCAGATCCTGCCGAACTCGCTGAGCCCCGTGATCGTCCAGGCCACCCTGAGCCTGGCCACCGCGATCATCGAGGCCGCGGCCCTGTCCTACCTGGGGCTCGGCAACCCCGACCCGGCCGTTCCCGAGTGGGGCGTGATGCTCTCCCAGGCACAGCGCTTCTTCGACAACGAGCCGATGATGGCCGCTTATCCGGCTGTCGGGATCATCATCACCGCCCTCGGCTTCACCCTGCTCGGCGAGGCCATGCGCGAAGCCCTCGACCCGAAGTTGCGAGGCTGA
- a CDS encoding thioesterase family protein, which produces MAQAAAQAAQSTRTTQATIGDSEFDRDTAVTLREEGVYDAELSAGWTIIRAVNGGYLLALLGRALGDALPHPDPFSVSAHYLTASVPGPAVIRTQVVRAGRGLSTGSASLFQFADDGTEVERIRVLATYGDLDALTDEVRTSAEPPAMPPREHCLGPADGPAPIPGSSAITERLDIRLDPATVGWAVGAPSGKGEMRGWFGLADGRDADPLSLLLTVDALPPTSFELGLKGWTPTVELTAHIRCRPAPGPLRVSITTRNLAGGFLEEDAEVWDSTDRLVAQSRQLAKASRG; this is translated from the coding sequence ATGGCACAGGCAGCAGCGCAGGCGGCGCAGAGCACGCGGACCACGCAGGCGACCATCGGGGACAGCGAGTTCGACCGCGACACCGCTGTCACGCTCCGCGAGGAAGGCGTCTACGACGCCGAGCTCTCCGCGGGCTGGACCATCATCCGCGCCGTCAACGGCGGCTATCTGCTGGCCCTGCTCGGCCGCGCCCTGGGCGACGCGCTGCCGCACCCCGACCCGTTCTCGGTCTCCGCGCACTACCTCACCGCCTCCGTGCCCGGCCCCGCGGTGATCAGGACCCAGGTCGTCCGGGCCGGCCGCGGCCTCTCCACCGGTTCGGCCTCCCTCTTCCAGTTCGCGGACGACGGCACCGAGGTCGAGCGCATCCGGGTCCTGGCCACCTACGGCGACCTGGACGCCCTCACCGACGAGGTCCGTACGTCGGCCGAGCCGCCCGCCATGCCGCCCCGGGAGCACTGCCTCGGCCCGGCCGACGGCCCGGCCCCGATCCCCGGCAGCTCGGCCATCACCGAGCGCCTCGACATCAGGCTCGACCCGGCGACGGTCGGCTGGGCCGTCGGCGCACCGTCCGGCAAGGGCGAGATGCGCGGCTGGTTCGGCCTGGCGGACGGCCGTGACGCGGACCCGCTGTCCCTGCTGCTCACCGTCGACGCGCTGCCGCCGACCTCGTTCGAGCTGGGCCTGAAGGGCTGGACCCCGACCGTCGAGCTCACCGCCCACATCCGCTGCCGTCCCGCCCCGGGCCCGCTGCGGGTCTCCATCACCACGCGCAACCTCGCGGGGGGCTTCCTGGAGGAGGACGCGGAGGTCTGGGACAGCACGGACCGTCTGGTCGCCCAGTCCCGCCAGCTGGCGAAGGCCTCGCGCGGCTGA
- a CDS encoding trimeric intracellular cation channel family protein, which produces MLNELFTPSVQHALDIAGIFVFAISGALLAVRKNFDVFGIAVLAEVTALGGGLFRDVMIGAVPPAAFTDLGYFTTPLLAAVLVFFLHPHVERIQVGVNVFDAAGLGLFCVTGTVKAYDYGLGLTASAALGLATAVGGGVLRDVLANEVPSLLRWDRDLYAVPAIVGAAMVVLCIRFDTLNAFTSGTAVIAAFALRLLAMRFHWRAPRAYNRRSATAEDGGSG; this is translated from the coding sequence GTGCTCAACGAACTGTTCACGCCCTCCGTCCAGCATGCGCTCGACATCGCCGGGATCTTCGTCTTCGCGATCTCCGGCGCACTGCTCGCCGTACGCAAGAACTTCGATGTCTTCGGCATCGCGGTGCTCGCCGAGGTGACCGCGCTGGGCGGAGGGCTGTTCCGTGACGTGATGATCGGCGCGGTCCCGCCGGCCGCCTTCACGGATCTCGGCTACTTCACGACGCCGCTGCTCGCCGCCGTGCTGGTGTTCTTCCTGCACCCCCACGTCGAGCGGATCCAGGTCGGCGTCAACGTCTTCGACGCGGCGGGGCTCGGCCTGTTCTGTGTCACCGGGACGGTCAAGGCGTACGACTACGGCCTCGGCCTCACCGCGTCGGCGGCCCTCGGCCTGGCCACCGCGGTCGGCGGCGGTGTGCTGCGGGACGTGCTGGCCAACGAGGTGCCCTCGCTGCTGCGCTGGGACCGGGACCTGTACGCGGTGCCCGCGATCGTCGGCGCCGCCATGGTCGTCCTGTGCATCCGCTTCGACACCCTCAACGCCTTCACCAGCGGTACGGCGGTGATCGCCGCGTTCGCCCTGAGGCTGCTGGCGATGCGCTTCCACTGGCGGGCCCCGCGCGCCTACAACCGGCGTTCGGCCACGGCCGAGGACGGCGGGTCCGGCTGA
- a CDS encoding cysteine desulfurase family protein: MAYLDHAATTPMLPEAIAAMTAQLAVTGNASSLHAAGRRARRTVEESRETLADALGARPSEVVLTSGGTEADNLAVKGLYWARRDADPRRTRVLAGPVEHHAVLDAVDWLAEHEGATVEYLPVDRYGRVHPEDLREAVLRNPDDIAMITVMWANNEIGTVMPVRELASIAREFDIPMHADAVQAFGQLEVDFARSGLSAMTVSGHKIGGPFGIGALLLGREYTPVPVLHGGGQERHVRSGTLDVPAVAAFAVAGRLAAERREEFAHRVGALRDDLITAVRRAVPDAVLGGDPDPGGRLPANAHFGFPGCEGDSLLLLLDAQGIECSTGSACTAGIAQPSHVLLATGTDPDLARGTLRFSLGHTTTRQDVEDLARAIGPAVERARTAGLS, encoded by the coding sequence ATGGCCTACCTCGACCACGCAGCGACCACTCCGATGCTCCCGGAGGCGATCGCGGCGATGACCGCCCAGCTCGCCGTCACCGGCAACGCGTCCTCCCTGCACGCCGCCGGGCGCCGGGCCCGCCGTACCGTCGAGGAGTCCAGAGAGACCCTCGCCGACGCCCTCGGCGCACGCCCCAGCGAGGTGGTCCTCACCTCCGGCGGCACCGAGGCCGACAATCTCGCGGTGAAGGGTCTCTACTGGGCCCGCCGCGACGCCGACCCCCGGCGCACCAGGGTCCTCGCGGGCCCCGTCGAGCACCACGCCGTCCTGGACGCCGTCGACTGGCTCGCCGAGCACGAGGGGGCGACCGTCGAGTACCTCCCCGTCGACCGCTACGGGCGGGTGCACCCCGAGGACCTGCGCGAGGCCGTCCTGCGCAACCCGGACGACATCGCGATGATCACCGTGATGTGGGCCAACAACGAGATCGGCACTGTCATGCCGGTACGTGAACTGGCTTCCATCGCCCGCGAGTTCGACATCCCCATGCACGCCGACGCGGTACAGGCCTTCGGTCAGCTGGAGGTCGACTTCGCGCGGTCGGGGCTGTCCGCGATGACCGTCAGCGGGCACAAGATCGGCGGCCCGTTCGGGATCGGCGCGCTGCTCCTGGGCCGCGAGTACACCCCCGTACCCGTGCTGCACGGGGGCGGGCAGGAACGTCATGTGCGCTCCGGCACCCTGGACGTGCCCGCCGTCGCCGCGTTCGCCGTCGCCGGCCGGCTGGCGGCCGAGCGGCGCGAGGAGTTCGCGCACCGCGTCGGCGCCCTCCGGGACGACCTGATCACCGCCGTGCGCCGGGCCGTACCGGACGCCGTGCTCGGCGGCGACCCGGACCCGGGCGGGCGCCTGCCGGCCAACGCCCACTTCGGCTTCCCCGGCTGCGAGGGCGACTCGCTCCTGCTGCTGCTGGACGCACAGGGCATCGAGTGCTCCACCGGTTCGGCCTGCACCGCCGGGATCGCCCAGCCCAGTCACGTCCTGCTGGCCACCGGCACCGACCCCGACCTGGCCCGGGGCACCCTGCGCTTCTCGCTCGGCCA